The genomic DNA TACGGTTCTTCACCAATGTCTTCAAGTAATAAAAGTGTATTGTCCGTATTTATCTCGTAGGGCGAGCCAATTATACTTGTTAACACAGCTAAATTTCCTCCAACTAACGTACTTGTAACTGTACTGTGAGAGCTAGGTACGATACATTCTGATGCAGATAAAATGGTTGAATACGGATGGAATAGCTGATTAAAAGAGGATAAAGATAGGGAATCAATACCTTTTCCTAGTTCTTCAATCATCGGACCATGAAATGTTATAAGCTTTGCATAACGTGAAACAGCAGTATGTAAAGCTGTAATATCGCTATATCCCCAAAAGATTTTTGGATTCTGCCTAATAACTTCATATTGAATGTGAGGAAGAAGACGAGCACTTCCATAACCACCTCGTGCACAAAAAATTGCCTTCACTTCATTATTTGTAAATGCTTCATGTATATCGTCAAGCCGAACTTGATCACTTCCGGCTAAAAATCCATATTTCTCGTAAACACTCTTCCCGATTATTACGGATAACCCCATCTCTTGTAATACATTCACACCTTTTAATACATTTTCGATTGTAGGTGGACCAGATGGTGCAATAATCATTACTGTATCACCTTGTTTTAATGCATTTGGATAAATCATTAAGCTCAGCCTCCTTATCTTTCAATATATTCGCTTCATATGAAGTTCAACCCTTGCAAAAGCAGGGGAAAGCTTATCAAATAAAGAAGATATAAGGGAAATAGGAGGGAAAATGATGTTTACAAGTCGAGTAACAGACATATTAAAAATTGAGTATCCCGTTGTTCAAGCCGGTATGGCAGGCGCGATTACGACGCCAGAACTCGTTGCAGCAGTAAGTAATAGCGGAGGATTAGGGACGCTTGGAGCGGGCTATATGAGCCCAGAACAAATTTGTGAAGCGATTTATAGAATAAGAGAACTAACAGATAAGCCTTTCAGTGTTAATTTACTTGTAACGAAAGAGATACAAATAGAAGAAGAGAAGGTAAATGAGGCGAAAGTATTACTAAGCGGAGTGAATAGAGAATTAGGTATAGAAGTAGAAGGAACGTTAAAGCTTCCAAAAAGCTATAAGGAACAATTACAAGTGCTATTAGATGAAAAAGTACCGGTCGTTAGTTTTGCATTTCAAACGTTAGAAAAAGAAGAAATAAATGATTTAAAAAGAAGTGGAATAAAAGTTATCGGAACAGCTACCCATGTGAAGGAAGCGAAAGTACTTGCCGAGCTAGGAGTAGATATTATTATCGGACAAGGTAGCGAAGCAGGAGGGCATAGAGGAACGTTTATTGGGAAAGAACGAGATGCTATGATTGGTACTTTTGCGTTAGTACCTCAGTTAGTAGAAGCTGTTCCGCATATCCCAATTGTCGCAGCAGGTGGTGTAATGAACGGACAAGGGCTTGTTGCGGCATTGGCACTAGGAGCAGAAGGTGTTCAAATGGGATCGGCCTTTTTAACAAGTGAAGAGAGTATTACGCACGATGTGTATAAAGAAGCGGTTTTACATAGTACAGATACGAGCACAACGGTAACTCGTGCGTTTTCCGGGAAATATGCACGGGGTATCCGGAATGAATTTATAGAGAGACATGAAGGAAAAGAAGAAGGGCTTCCGATGTATCCAGTGCAAAACGTATTAACTTCTAAAATACGCCAAGAGGCAGCGAAGCAAAATAAGGAAGAATATATGTCACTTTGGGCAGGACAGGCAGCATCGTTGGCACGAATCGAATCAGCTCAGCATGTAGTGGAGCGGGTTATGAAAGAAGCGGAGAATGCAATCGAGCAATTACAAAATATATACAAAAAGACCACTTGAGTAATTCAAGCGGTCTTTTCATTAGTTTGCTTTATAAAATTGTTGGATGGCTTCGTCGATGTAAACCCAGCCTTTCCAACCTAAGTGCATATGATCTTTTAAGAAGTATTTATCGTATTCATGATTTGAGAAGTCGGCAATTGGATAACCAGCTTTTTCGATTTGCTCATGAACTTTCTTATAGTATGCTTCACGGCGTTCTTTCGGGAAGCCAGCGTAGTCGTACCAAGGACCTTTGACAGGAACAGAAATGAAGAGCGGTTTTGCACCAGATTGTTTTAATAAATCAAGTACAATTTGTAAATCTTCATATTCTGGCGATTGGTCATAAGCATCATTTTTTAAGTAACCTTCACGTTGCTTTAATTTTTTCTTAATTTTGCTAT from Bacillus cereus G9842 includes the following:
- a CDS encoding S66 peptidase family protein, whose amino-acid sequence is MIYPNALKQGDTVMIIAPSGPPTIENVLKGVNVLQEMGLSVIIGKSVYEKYGFLAGSDQVRLDDIHEAFTNNEVKAIFCARGGYGSARLLPHIQYEVIRQNPKIFWGYSDITALHTAVSRYAKLITFHGPMIEELGKGIDSLSLSSFNQLFHPYSTILSASECIVPSSHSTVTSTLVGGNLAVLTSIIGSPYEINTDNTLLLLEDIGEEPYRIDRMLNQLLLSGKFNECRGVIFTSCHDCTPSKPSQSLQTILYEYFAPYHIPVLFGLPIGHISPNIGIPLGATATINTNNKTVSISSGIATPCSN
- a CDS encoding NAD(P)H-dependent flavin oxidoreductase; its protein translation is MFTSRVTDILKIEYPVVQAGMAGAITTPELVAAVSNSGGLGTLGAGYMSPEQICEAIYRIRELTDKPFSVNLLVTKEIQIEEEKVNEAKVLLSGVNRELGIEVEGTLKLPKSYKEQLQVLLDEKVPVVSFAFQTLEKEEINDLKRSGIKVIGTATHVKEAKVLAELGVDIIIGQGSEAGGHRGTFIGKERDAMIGTFALVPQLVEAVPHIPIVAAGGVMNGQGLVAALALGAEGVQMGSAFLTSEESITHDVYKEAVLHSTDTSTTVTRAFSGKYARGIRNEFIERHEGKEEGLPMYPVQNVLTSKIRQEAAKQNKEEYMSLWAGQAASLARIESAQHVVERVMKEAENAIEQLQNIYKKTT